Part of the Candidatus Latescibacterota bacterium genome is shown below.
GTCGATCGACCGAATAGCCGAGAGAGGACAGATATTCGAGGAAGCGTGGCGGACATTGGATGCTGGTTTCTACGATCCGGATTTCCACGGCCAGAACTGGAAAAAACTCAAAGATACATACAAGCCATGGGCGATGATGGCATCGACCAAGCACGATTTCAGGGATATGTTCAACCTGATGGCTGGACAGCTCAACGCAAGCCATATGGGTTTGTACGGCGGAGATATGGCTGAGACACAGAGAGAGGTAACCGGGCTGCTCGGAATCGATATCGTGTCTGCTGGCAAGGGAGTAAAGGTCCTGAGAGTCGTGCCTGATTCTCCCGCAGCCAGGACGGTCAGTACAGTCGAGGAAGGCGATATCATCACCGCCGTCAATGGCGATCCTGTCAAAAGCGATATCAATTTCTATTCTCTCCTCGTCAATATGTCCGACACGAAGGTCCTTCTCTCGGTGACAGACAAGAAGGGCAAGGAGAGGGAAGTAGCGATCCGACCCGTACGGTCACTCAGAAACGAACTTTACAACGAATGGGTAAAGGAAAAACGAGCTTTTACTGAAAAAGCTTCAAAAGGAAAGCTGGGATACCTGCACATCCAGGCGATGGGGTGGGCGAGTTTCGAACGTTTCGAGAGGGATTTTGCCGCGGCCGGAGCTGGCAAGGAAGGCATCGTCATCGATGTGCGATACAATGGTGGTGGGTGGACGACAGACTACGTGATGGCTGTACTCAACGTGAAGCAGCACGCGTACACAGTGCCACGTGGGGCAGCGGGCAATCTGAAAAAAGATCACAAAAAGTTCAGTGATTACTATCCATACGCGGAGAGGCTGCCTTTCTACCCATGGATGAAGCCCTCGATCGCGATCTGTAACGAGATGAGCTATTCAAACGCTGAAATATTCTCACATGCTTACAAGACTCTCGATATCGGCACTCTTGTGGGGCAGCCGACCTTCGGAGCGGTAATATCGACAGGCGGCAAGAGGCTGATCGACGGTTCGCTGGTCAGGCTTCCGTTCAGAGCATGGTACGTAAAGGCAACAGAGGAGAATATGGAACTCGGGCCGGCGGTCCCCGACATCCTCGTCAAGAACGGACCCGAATGTAAGGCTGACGGGACAGACCCCCAGCTGAAAAGAGCAGTCGAGGAACTTCTCGGTCAGATCGAAGCGAAATAGACTGGTAGAGTGAAGGGGGAACATCTGTGGCCGTAATCAGGTTCTTCGTGCTGGTTATTGGTTTAATCATGATTGGATGGGGCCTGGTCGGGTTTGTTGTCGCCGTGCCGGCTGGGGCCATGGCTGTTCCTGTCTCCACTCCGGTCTTTGAGGACGAGCCGGAGGCGCACGCTCTATACGACAGGATGCTGGATGTCTTCAAGACCAGTGAGACGCTCTTTCTCGATGGCGAATACTCATGGGGCATTGGGGACATAGATCTGGGAAAGGCAAGATTCAGGCTCTGGATGAAGAAGCCGAACTTCGCGAGAATGGAGGCTGTTTCTCTCGATCTTGGTACAGAGGCAAACCTGATCCTCGACGGAGACACGACCTGGATCTACTGGCCGAAAGGGCTGCCACATCTTTCGAATGTGGATCCTGTCTGGCATGATGAGATAAAGGATGTTGCGTTCAGGAGATTTTACTCGCCCCCCGGATATCATTCACTACTTCACAGGACCAGTGACATGTTTGTCGATATGTCCAACTCTATCTTCGAATTCAGCACATTTCATGGATATACCGATGTGTTCCTCAAGTCTCTGGATGGGGTAAGAGGCCTTGGGACGGAAGAAATCGAAGGACAGGTATGTGATGTCATAGAGGTGAGTTTCCTGTCGGGGCAGCGCGTGAAGAAATACTGGCTGTCGAGGGAACATCATCTACCCCTGAAGCTCGAACAGGTGGTTCACGCCAATAACGATATTACCTACGAGGAAAACTGGTCGTATGTATCTATCGGTGACGAGATGTCTGATGAGCTTTTTTCCTGGAAGCCAGGCGAAGACTGGATCGAGTTCAGGGATCCTGTTCTGGAGGACGGTATCTTAAAGGCTGGAGCGGAAGCACCAGATTTCGACCTCGATCTGCTCGAGGGCGGACGGTTTAAGTTGTCTGCTCAGAGGGGGAAGGCTGTCTGGCTGGTCTTCTGGAGAGTGGGTTGCCCTCCCTGCAGGGTCGAGATGCCCCATCTTGAGGATATGCACCGGAAATACAGGAAGAAGGGCCTGGTTGTCATCGGGTTCGACTGTGTCGACAAGCCTGAGATCATCAAAGAGTTCCTCG
Proteins encoded:
- a CDS encoding DUF5329 family protein, with the protein product MAVIRFFVLVIGLIMIGWGLVGFVVAVPAGAMAVPVSTPVFEDEPEAHALYDRMLDVFKTSETLFLDGEYSWGIGDIDLGKARFRLWMKKPNFARMEAVSLDLGTEANLILDGDTTWIYWPKGLPHLSNVDPVWHDEIKDVAFRRFYSPPGYHSLLHRTSDMFVDMSNSIFEFSTFHGYTDVFLKSLDGVRGLGTEEIEGQVCDVIEVSFLSGQRVKKYWLSREHHLPLKLEQVVHANNDITYEENWSYVSIGDEMSDELFSWKPGEDWIEFRDPVLEDGILKAGAEAPDFDLDLLEGGRFKLSAQRGKAVWLVFWRVGCPPCRVEMPHLEDMHRKYRKKGLVVIGFDCVDKPEIIKEFLDQYDTSYPTIADGSDEANAIFNKKYQRISGLSAVPLNYFIDGEGRVVKGWYGFKEKGDDSEEMIKKMLEENRTRLEEAVDHLLGFVEGSDCVFIRNGKENGPEAAAKHIKRKAKHFRKEIWTPEDFIRLSATKSERSGKPYMVRVAGRAEIPCAEWLIEELTAYCGR